GATTTCTGGGTGACCCTTTAAAatagtcttaatgacccccgacttgaaaaaattgcctgtaACACTGAAATTCAATTCCATctaactcagtcccttctgcttttgagtaacacgtacctccggcaacccagtgtacgctcgtTGAGCGTCTagttcaaagataattcatgaacgatatttgtaaaaagctttaaaatacaaaaccatgtatggtgttctttctcaaactcaagcttaattatctctgaaaaattcacggttacccccaattttctttttggataccaagagtacttagtaagatctactttctctgcatagatttaaaccatgcaaaaagatccctgaattagtaagcatcactggTAGGGAAcctgagtatctcaagatgGGCAGAACGTGCGCGCAATAACTATCgcaggcaccatccttaagacACTTAGataagtttctttccttttttctttcctttagaaTACTTCCAAGTTACATCTAATTCCAAACCACATTGACAACTTTGCCAACTTTCTCCCCCACCCCTCACAAACAATGTTGAAGGCGAAACCTTGCACAACATTTTTTGATAGTGCTTGACCCCAGGGACACAACATTGTCCTGGTAGGGAGGGGGGGTCAAcggaacaataatttttttcaaagatggcAGTGTCCCAAATGTTTTGGCCAGGATTTTAGGTGTCATACATTCCTTGACCTTACGATACACCTGTATATATGATTCTAAGACTTTTTAATTCCATATCACTCCCAGCATTTAAATGTTTGCTAGGCAGCTGGTCTGTTTCAATTTTCCATCACCAGACATGAGAAGACCACGTGCACAAAGCCTTCCTACAGATTCAGTGGAATCTTTGGATGAATTATTATTACTCGGAATCCAACGCTCTGCTCCAAGCACCTGTGTTCGTGTTAATCCAGGTAGGAACTTGATGTCCTTCAGGTATCTCCACTTTTATGGCGCGTTTTTCTTATCATAATTCAATTTATCACTCGTTTTTACAAACGTCCTtcgttttttaactttaacGTTCGTTTTATGCCACCTCGATATTCGTTTTCAACTTTAACGTTCGTTTTATTCAGCCTCAACATTCGTTTTTCAACTTTAACGTTCGTTTTATTCAACCTCGACATTCGTTTTTCAACTTTAAAGTTCGTTTTATTTAGGCATTACGGTTGTGAACTTGTGTTGACTTTGTCATCCGTTTTTTAAGTTCAACATTCGTGTTATTCAAATCTGGACATTCGTTTTTCAGATCAACATTCGTTTTTGAAGTTCAACATTCGTTTTATTCGACTTTAAGTTTTTCTTTGTGTGAAGTCAATTAAGACTGGACCCAAACACGACAGCAGGGCTCCCGGCTTTCCTAGCGAGCAAATTGGCGGGAGAGATTTCGATAAAGGGAAAAGATGGCGAACACTTCGGCGCGCACTTTAGAAAAGTGCAAAGCCCTGCTGCAAGAAGTTGTAACTGAGCTTAATTCAAGCTCTTCAAATTCTGAGGCAAGCACCCCCACACCTGCAGTTACATGTACAGGAAGTGGTTCACAGGTGTCTGATTCTATACACAACAAGCATCAGCGTCTCTTTGGGTTTCAGCATCGTGGAGGTGGCCGTGGTCGGTACAACTCGTTCAGCAGAGGAGGCCCACGGCCACTAAAAGCGTCAAAAGCTAAGCGACAACCCACCTGGACAAGGACATTTGTCTGTTTACCGAATAAATCCGATTCCTTCCCTCCTTCATGTGCAGAATACGCTTCTTTAAAAAAGGCAGGTTTGGGTGACAGGAAAATCACACTTAACTTGGACTATATGGTCCATTGAAAGTCGACCAGAAATTAAAAGAGGCCTTTCCAAAGCTTGAAGGCTCAGGTGGATATTCTCTTTTAAGGACACCTGAACGCGGCTGCCGAAATCTCTCACTAATTCAGGGACCTTACAGCGTGGAGATACTAAAGGGATCCATTGGACAGGGAAACATTTTCATCAGGGCTATACAGAATGACTTGCCATTGACTGTGGATGCTGCGATAAACCTTTCTGTAAGTCATATAAGCTCATCAAAGTTCTTGATTTACATAAATCTTAAATCAGAGATGTACATTGTAGATAATTTTAGACACATCAGAGCCATGCATACTATACAGTTCTTATAGAGGGGGAACTCTTTTGTTATGTGCTCAACAGATGTGCTCTCcaattttcaatgttttttttttcttttactctgATGGGAGCTATGTGCTGCCTGGTTGCTTAGTCCTGCCCTACAGGGTGATGGGACAAACTCTCTCACgtgttatttaacaataatcATTAGATTGCATGCACAAAGTTTGTATAGGTCAGTACATGTCAGTTGTTGGCAAGGGGTGAAGGACCAGGCCAAAAATCGTTGAAAGCTGAGGGTGAGTGGTCTAATAATATAGTTTCTGACTAACCCTTCAAGGTATCCATTCAACACAAAGAATGTTGTCCCAAAGCAGTTTGTCAAACATTAGACTGGCCCTGCTCAGCAAATCAGATAATGAAATTTCCAGTAGTCTGTCATGTGAATATACCAAATAATGTAAGTGTGATGTTTTGAAGTCCTATAGTGTGACACTTCAAATAAATTCAAATTTGATtactattttcttatttatctGATTTCCACTAAGAGCTTATTCAGACCCATTTTCAGTCAAATTGGCAAAAAGATAATGAGAGAACTTACCTACAGCTGTATAAAAGCTTTTCATGCTTTTACAAATATAGAAGCCCATACACACTTATAAATAAAGGTTGTACATGTTCTCTGTTTCAGGATGATGATCTTTTGAACATGCATAAACTGCAAGGAAGTGATTTTCATGTCAGAACTTCCAAGTCACATTGAAAGCTGTTGGTAAGAAAATGTGGGAGAACTTTACCCAATCAACAAACTGTAAAATAacaatttgttatttttaaggcaattattatttatattaaaataatattaattactGTAATGTAATTACTGTAATTAATGTAATCTTAAAGACAAATTATATTCATGACCGATATTCTAATGATTCACATTCTCTTACTTGCCAGGCATTCTACAGATGAAGAAATATATCAGAGCAACAGTGGGAGTGATCAGGATACTTCCAACATCACAGGACTTACTATCAAAACAACCAACATTAGTTATACCAGTACTAGTAGTACTGCTAGTAGTCCCTCAGTTAGTGGTGGTTCCAGCACTAGTAGCAGTAGCTACAGCCCTCCACAGACAGATGATGTCAGCACCAGCAAGAGTAGCCCCAGCATTACAATGATTGATAATGCTTCTAGCAGCCTTGAATTGACTGGTAGAAGTAATATTAGCAGCACTAGCCTTAGCTTCCCACTTGGTGGTGCTTCTAGCAGCCTCCCTTTGTTAGGTGTTGATACATGTGGTTCTACCAGCAGACCATTATTAAACACAGAAGGTAATTCAATTATTGATATAATTAATTAGTTTCATGCATGCACATTTACAAGATATCATAAGGACATAATCTACATTCACTTAATTTCCTTCAGGCCACACATGGCTCAAACTCCCTTTCATCATGTGGAATTTTGGCACTTTTCATGAccttctcaacaattttcagcCTTCCATGACCTAAATTTCACCATTTTCTCTGAAACTGTTAAAAGTTTAaccttttttcattgaaaaaaacaaaaacaacaaaacaccacCCAATTCATTTTGTACTGTAATCAACGTCATCTGACAAGAATTTCCATGACCCATACTAAAATGCCCTCcctaaatttaattgtaattgtCAGTAGTTGGTCATTCCTGTCCTATTTTATCATCCTCATCACAATTTGTTCCCTTTTTGGTCTTAAGTTTCTATAGCATATCTGAAAGATATATTTCCACACTTGAGAGAAGATGTCTTGAAGGATGTATATCAAGACAATTTTCTGGATCTTGATGCTACTATAACAGAAATCTTGGACAAGTCATGTGCAGGTAAtgtgaaaaattatttctttttacCCCTTCACATCCATGAGTGCCATGACACAGATGCTATCTTGGTTAgtacttaaaagaaaaagatcCAGATCTTAGCAGTTGGCTTGGTATGGCTACATGTATGAGTCACGAGTCATGTGTGAGAAATATTAATTGTTATTTAGGCCATCAGTTGAAATAATATAAGTTACTATacctcaaaaacaaaattacatgTGCAATCTTACTTAGATCAGTGTAAATTTACATAGAACTCACTACAGATATTTCCAAAACAATAATAGTTACTGCTGGCTTTTAATAATGATTGTAAGACAGCAGTTTACCTAAGTAACAGGGTGACAGCAGTTCAAGACACATAGCGAAATGTGTGAAGAAATGACAgtacttaaggtaattcccttgaaattgctctactatcaaacttttttggaaacttggcataattaacattcatgatatgaacattaaaaaaatgcaataaaaaaatgtggtcaccgtgcttgttttggcGTCAGCAAGCTCTTAAAaaggggtatttttactgttttcgcgttaaaaattcgaatcaccttcatacagaattaagtcttggttacttcaaagacacaaaattttattttaaaaataaagcttctcttatttacataagcagtaatgcttcatttacgccgactttgattccctggttgtggaaATAGTGCAccttttgggacagttccgtggttagctagACGTCCTCGCCTTGgataaaatacacccagtacggaactgttttccaaaaaaaattcatgttctactatcaaactttttttcttcttcaaatatgttctttattagactgttcttagcaaatacctgaaaaaaaatcaccgggggtcaccgtgctcgtttgagagaaaaggagcatttatttcgttATCGGGTTTAGCTCATGTGCGCACGCTAATGAcacgaaaatcgtgcgcagtagggatgcgcaatgcaatactaaggaattaccttaaatgaaTGGATTAAGTCACTTTCATCTAGGTTCCTTCCTTTCTGTTTACAGTAGGTTCCCTGTACCATTAAAACTATATTGATTGAGAAATTGAATGAACTACTTACTTTTACTTTCCCCGTTTAATGTTATAGGCTATCAGAAGTGAATTCCAAAAGTATGGAACAGATCTTATCAACCCTGAAGCCTAAGAACTATATTCCACTCAGAATCAGTGTTAGACGAGAAGACATATTTGAAGACAGCATAGCCTTTTTCAAGAAAAGGGATTATGACATCAACAAACCTGTTGTTATCTGTTTTGAGGGTGAAGCAGCGGTCGATGGTGGTGGACCTGGCAGGGAGTACTTCACTCTACTTCTCAAGTCTATTCTTTCACCATGCACACAATTCAAGTTATTTGAAGGTACCAGTTTTATTGTGCAACCACTGCACAACACAGatgccttaaggacgttcgcgcccattgctactgcgcatttcttcgcgcatgtcacgcacacgtcatgcatcgcagaccacaaaggtaaacacgatgctaaaggggcaaacattttccacaagaatatGGAATGTGAAAGCTtgtggcattatgggatagctgtggacccaggtcttctcgaaaatgtcacgcaatgacgtgacagtgcgaatataccatcgctttgagaacttcacagcgattttactctcttgaatgctagGTGATCCCTacttttctttccgtagatcacttccttttctgattttgtccattttgacaaaaagcaaaaaatatctgtgcgtgagaagttacatatatttcgccttttatgctctcgtgcgaccgaagttttctttcttagactaatatgtatcgtttttcaaggtctatttcacctcagaaaaagacatcagctgcaaaggttaatttagttatattagttatggtgaattgagtacgtttacctgatctaaatttcactattGTAGTGcatttattgctgacagttgtaagctaagatcgtcttaaagtaacgcaatcttctaaaagtgcacctcatgatctcggaaacgagcacggtgaccccccattttttgcctttttgacaaaagtagatcattacctttctgcgtggcaagtttaaaaaaaatctgtacgtgggaacattttgggcgtgaacgtccttaagagcaaGCATGTTTAAAGTGGCTGGTAGAATGATAGCTGCAAGCATAGTCAATGGTGGACCATCCTTCCCCTACCTGTCACCTGCAGTATACAAGTATTTGACATCAAAAAGCACTGAAAATGTTCTTCCTGACATAACAAGGAGTGATGTTGTGGACTATGAAGTCCTTCAGGCAATTGACAAGGTGTGTGTGCAATTAGTCCCTTAAACCCTTGATACTCGTTAAAACAAGAACTAAATGCACTCTTTGAAATTATTTCTTCCTTTGACTAACTGTAATGAGAAAAGTGTCCAGGCTCAAAACGTCAACAAGGGTGCGTTGATTTTGGTGATTAATTTATCTTATTAGGCCCTTCAAGTCAGACCTGGATCATATTAATACTGGTAATGCAATAAAGTCTAAAAGTACATATTTTCCTACGTGTAGATTGATGCTGCCACAGTGGACAACATAAAAGAGGTCTATTCTGAAGTCCAAACTCTTCTTGCAGAAGCAGGCTTTCCCCAAGTACTGTCAGTATCCAATAAGTTAGAAGCGATAACTGCATTATGCGTGCACTCTGTCATTCTGTCAAGAAAGGCTGAGCTAGACCAGTTTGCTGTTGGCCTTGGACCTGTCCTTGGAGTAGCCATGAAGTACCCTGATATGATGAAGTCCGTGTTTGTCAGTTGCTCAGAGCCTGCATCTGTCGATCAGTGTTACACCAGCAGCATTTAAAGACTTACAGTACTGGTTTTTGAAGATGTACAGGATAAAGTAAAAGAGTACTTCCTAGAGTACATAGAAAAAGAAGGTAGAACTTAAAGCAAAGACCATTAATTTTATCcgttttttttggggggggtggggaagatGGGTGAAGGGATATAGTCCcagtaaaggcctggccaaactcTCACAACATTTCAGCGAatcatcttgcaacattgttgggcacaacatgttgcatatgCTTGGCCACCCTGTTATGATATGTTGCAACAGGTTGGATCATGTTGGATCAAAATTTTCATGCAACAaattggatgttgcatgatttTGTAGTTGTTTGGCTACATTCATGCAACATTGCTGCACTAGAGCGTGCGCACTAGGTCCACTTGTTGTGTGCCAGGGGTCTGGATACGTAAACATATTCgccatgttgcgttgaaaatgttgaaatgttgcgagggttaatttggccagggcttaaatAAAAAGTTAATACATAAGGGAATTTCTGTGCTATCAAATGCTAAATGATTGGTTACTTGCCATTGTCAGACAACCAGCGCACAATGCAACATCTGTTGTAATGAGAATAGGTTGTTAAACACTGTAAGTTTAGCAATATACAACATTGCAATCTTTCAACTCCCTTGAAACAGAGTTATAATAAGCAGTGAAAGATGGTAAATATTAAGCTCAGTGATGAAGATGAAATGATTATTTGTCACAAGCATGGGGGCAAAGAACAAATCAGAGTCCCTGACAGAATTGAACTCGTGACTTCCGAGATATTACTGGTTGGGTGCTCTAACTACTGAGCTACATATACCGAGAGACTTATGGTGAGCTGGGCTATTTACTGGGTTCATAATTTTGTGAACATTGAACATATTTTATCAGTCCTATGAACATTTCCCATTGGTTGTTTTTAAGTGTATTTGGTGGGGTAAACATAATTTTTTGTCACAGTGCATATTCAGAACTTGAGCTCCTTTCATTTTATCTCTGTATATTCAACACGTGGTAATTTTTAGTATTCTCAGTATATTGATAACACCTATCTGCAACATATCATCTAAtccaaaccttttttttttgta
The Montipora capricornis isolate CH-2021 chromosome 10, ASM3666992v2, whole genome shotgun sequence genome window above contains:
- the LOC138021919 gene encoding G2/M phase-specific E3 ubiquitin-protein ligase-like, whose translation is MFKVAGRMIAASIVNGGPSFPYLSPAVYKYLTSKSTENVLPDITRSDVVDYEVLQAIDKIDAATVDNIKEVYSEVQTLLAEAGFPQVLSVSNKLEAITALCVHSVILSRKAELDQFAVGLGPVLGVAMKYPDMMKSVFVSCSEPASVDQCYTSSI